The following are from one region of the Capsicum annuum cultivar UCD-10X-F1 chromosome 1, UCD10Xv1.1, whole genome shotgun sequence genome:
- the LOC107854810 gene encoding premnaspirodiene oxygenase, which translates to MHLKLGERSTVVISSYKILKELMKIGDTVLSHRPELLVAKTVAYNGKDITFAPYGDYWRQMRKICTLEILRTRRFRSNYPLMYEEISRLVKTIKESSAKGTPIDVYECFNSITCAIICRASIGKACKDQDSLISTINKITLLVGHFNISDLFPSLGFLNRFITGSNQKLPKMHHELFDHLLEEIVTEHEESIRKNNVDEEDLLHLFLKLRENESHNFHIHITRDNIKAIILVST; encoded by the coding sequence ATGCACCTTAAACTTGGTGAACGTTCAACTGTTGTCATATCTTcatataaaatactaaaagaattgatgaaaataggTGACACTGTGTTGTCACATAGGCCAGAGCTCCTTGTCGCGAAGACCGTAGCGTACAACGGTAAAGACATTACTTTTGCTCCCTATGGTGATTACTGGAGACAGATGCGCAAAATATGCACGTTAGAAATCCTTAGAACCAGAAGATTTCGCTCGAATTATCCTCTTATGTACGAGGAAATTTCTCGTTTAGTGAAAACTATTAAGGAGTCATCAGCTAAAGGTACCCCAATAGATGTGTACGAGTGTTTTAACTCGATCACTTGTGCTATTATATGTAGGGCTTCGATTGGAAAGGCATGTAAAGATCAAGATTCATTGATATCcacaataaacaaaataacaCTTCTCGTGGGACATTTTAACATCTCAGATTTGTTCCCTTCCCTCGGGTTTCTCAATCGATTCATTACAGGATCTAATCAAAAGCTACCGAAAATGCATCATGAATTATTTGATCACCTTCTAGAAGAAATTGTTACGGAACACGAAGAAagcataagaaaaaataatgttgATGAGGAAGATCTTTTGCACCTTTTTCTAAAGCTTAGAGAGAATGAGAGCCACAATTTTCATATCCATATTACAAGAGATAACATCAAAGCCATCATCTTGGTAAGTACATAA